ATACTACGATTATACCGCTTACAACGCAACGGAGGTTAGAGAGATGACCGTACCAACCAATAGGAAACCAAATCGGCTGTTCCAAGAGAAAAGCCCCTACCTCCTCCAGCATGCCTATAACCCCGTGGAATGGTATCCCTGGCGAGAAGAAGCGTTTACAAAAGCCAAAGAACAAGACAAGCCCGTATTTTTATCCGTGGGATATTCTACCTGCCACTGGTGCCACGTGATGGAGCGCGAATCCTTCGAGGACGAGGAAGTCGCCGCCTACCTGAACGAGCACTTCGTCTCCGTCAAGGTCGACCGTGAGGAACGGCCCGACGTGGACCACATCTACATGACCGTCTGCCAGTCCTTCACCGGCCATGGCGGCTGGCCGCTGACGGTGATCATGACACCGGACAAAAAGCCCTTTTTTGCCGGCACCTATTTCCCCAAGCGCAGCCGGCAGGGCTTGGCGGGCGTGCTCGACATCCTGGAGGCCATCGTCGATCAATGGAAGAATGACCGGGGTAAGCTGGCGGCCGCCGGCGACCGGGTGACCGAGCACTTGCAGCGGGAGGTCCAGGCCAACAGCACCGGCAGCCTTGACGATGAGTCGATCATGCGCGGCTATGAGTGGCTGCAAAAACGCTTCGACGATGTCTACGGCGGCTTCGGCCACGCCCCCAAGTTCCCAACGCCCCACAACCTGCTCTTCCTGCTCCGTTGCGACAAGCTGGCCGATGTGCAGGAAGCGCTGCCGATGGTAGAGAAGACGCTCCGGCGGATGCACGCGGGCGGGATCTACGACCACCTGGGCTACGGCTTTTCCCGCTACTCGACCGACGAGAAGTGGCTCGTCCCCCACTTTGAAAAGATGCTCTATGACAACGCCCAACTGGCCATGGCCTACCTGGAGGCGTACCAGGTGACGGAAAACGACGAGTACGCCGAGGTGGCACGGGAGATCTTCTCCTATGTGCTGCGAGACATGCACGCCCCTGAGGGCGGCTTTTACTCCGCCGAAGACGCCGATTCGGAAGGCGTCGAAGGCAAGTTTTACGTCTGGACGCCTCAGGAGGTCAAGGAGATCCTCGGCGAAGAGACGGGCAAGCTCTTCTGCCAGTGGTATGACATCACCGAAAAGGGGAACTTCGAAGGTCAGAGCATCTTGAACCGCATCGACGCCGACAGGCGCCCCTTCACCCCGCCCATGGGCATGGACACGTGGCATCAGGTTTTGACCGACGCCGAGCAAAAACTCTTCGTCGCCCGGGAAAAACGGGTCCATCCGTTTAAAGATGAAAAGATCCTCACCGCCTGGAACGGCCTGATGATCGCCGCCCTGGCCATGGGCTTTCGCATCCTCCACGACCGCTCCTACCTCGACGCCGCCATAGGCGCCGCCGACTTCATCTGGGAGAAGCTGCGCGACGACAAGGGTCGCCTGCTCGCCCGCTACCGCGACAGCGAAGCGGCCTATAAGGGCTATATCGACGATTACGCCTTCATGATCTGGGCGCTCATCGAACTGTACCAGGCCGACACGAACCCGCTCTGGCTGAAACGGGCGCTGGCGCTCCAGGAGGACCAGAACCGTCTCTTCTGGGATCCTGATCAGGGAGGCTACTTCTTCTACGGCAGTGACAGCGAGGAACTGCTGACGCGGCCCAAAGAGATCTACGACGGCGCCACCCCCTCGGGCAACTCCGTCTCCGCCCTCAACCTGCTTCGCCTGGCCCGCATCACCGGCCGCGAGGCGTATGCCCGGCAGGCGGAAAAACTTCTGGAGAGCTTTTCCGGTAATATCAACGCCCAGCCGGCCGGATACACCTTCGCCCTCATGGCCCTCCTTTTCGCCCGCACTCCCGGCAAAGAGGTTGTTATTGTGGCGGACCGGAAAAAAGAAACCTTCAGCCGCGAATTGGAGCGACTCCATCAGCTCTTCACCCCTGAAACCGTCTTTCTCTACCGCCTGAGCGGACCTGAGTATGAGGAACTGCCCGAGATGGCCCCCTTTGTCCGCGATATGGCGCCGCAAGGCGACAGCTCCACCTTCTATATCTGTGAAAACTTTACTTGCCGTCCGCCGACGACAGACTTGAGTGAAGTTCGAGAAAGCCTGCTGCGATAGCCGGCTGTGCACTTAAAAAAGTCCGACACGCTCCTTATGGACCGTAGTCGGACTTTTTTGTATCTAAGCTAAAATTATCTTCAGCCAATCTGAGTTTTTCCTTGTTTACTATTCAAAATAGGCATGTAGACAGTTAAGTAAATATTTTGATTGTCATGAAGTATAAATGAAGCCTGTTTATAGCTCATACATCCCATCGAACCATCTTTGACGGTAATCTCAATATTCGACTTTAGACAAAAAGGCAATTCTTCCATCCACTTTGCAAATTCTTCGTTTTTGTTATAAAGATCATTAATAATACTCTCGAACTTCTCCTTCATTTCGGGTTGAATAGAACGTCGTATATAATCGGCTCGGAATAGAGCAAGCATTTGTTTCGCTGTCACGTCCCAGTTCACAATGCGTTCACGAAATGAATCATGAAATAGGAAGGATAAACTATTTCGATTCTCTTCCGGAAGTAAAGATCCGATGTCACCAAAAACCTGAACAAAGCCATCGTTCCAATGAAGAATGTTCCAACAATAGTCGTTTAAAGCTGCGGGGTAAGGAATCTTCTGAACCAGAAGATATAATGCATCCAGTTCCTCGGCCGTCATAAAACTAAATGCTTGTGAAGACATCGACGGCATTTTGCCGATCAAGTACGATAAATAGGTTTGCTCTTCCTCTGTGAACTGAAATAAATTCACGATTCGTATATACAAGTCGTCGGAGATATTGGCCCTTCCCTGTTCAATACGCTCATACCATTCCGGCGAGATATGCAGCAAACTTGCTATTTCATGTCTTTTCGGGCAGTTTGATTGATGCCGTTTATCGAGAACGCTCAGACCGAGCTTTTCTCTTTTTAGCTGTTTTCTTTTTCGAGATAAAAAGTTTTTCAATTCTTTCTGATGATCCATATTTTTCAATCCCCCCCTTGCGACATCAGAACAAGATTATACTACCATAAACGCAAGGTAGTTACAATTTATCCCATATTTGTTTGGGGATGTTTTTGCTACGATTAGGAAAACCAATTTTTTTCTGTTAAGGGGGGATTCCATGGAGTCAGCACCGTTAATTCACAAAATGGAACCATACTTTGTCTGTCAAGAATTTACGTTCAACGAAAAAAAATATGAAATTACAATCGCCTATAACAAAGACCTTCGATTCATGTCCTATCAATTCATGTATGAAAATTATCTTCAGAACGGTCTTGGTTCCCCGCACCCATCGAACCTTTGGTACTCCTTGGCCGAACTGCTTCCCTATTCTGTAACAACCATCTTACTGCAGGAAGGGCAAGTGATTGGATCCGTAACCAGCGTGGTCGATTCACAGGCTGGCTTGCCGGTTGATGACGTTTTCTGTGACACCGTCAACGACCATCGGCTCACAGGAAAGAAAATGGCTGAAATCATCTCGTTGGGACTAAAGGCGGATAAGAGCGAGAGCCGCATGCTCCTCTCAAAACTGTTTAACTTTGTCACAATGATTAACTACTACGTCTTTCAGTTGACTCATCTCGTGATTACCGTCATGCCGAAACATGCGCCCTTCTACGAACGCCATTTATTATTTGAAAACAGCGGGTTAGAGGGATTTCACGACAAAACAGGCGTATCATGCCGGCTATTACATTTCGAGCTCGAAAGGCATATAGATGCGAAAACAGCCGCAGCGAAAACATTCTATCGCAACTTTATGCCCTATGCGGAAGAACTTCCGATCATTGAAACATTAAAAAAGCTGATTCAACCCATATCCAAAGAGGATTTCACCTATTTCCTTCATTTAAGACCAGAAATACGGGCGAATGCCAAAGCCAAAGGAAAAGAGTACATTGAAACTATGTTAAGAGGGTGAGTGCGATTTCTTTTTCAAAATTAAAATTCTTATTCGTTCAACCTGAATGGGATCGACGATATGTGGCCGCTTTTCCAACCTATGAACCGTTGCATGGGCTTTTGCTTGGCGGCTTGATTCAAGATATTGCCGATACCTATATTTTCGACAGACGTTTTGACACCGATGAGAACTTTATCAAAATTCTGCAAGAGTTCAAACCTGACATGGTCGGCTCTTCTTCTCATACAGGCGGTGAGATACCCAATATAAAACGTCTTTTCGGCTTAGCAAAAAAAGAATGTCCACAAACAGTCACCATCGTCGGCGGTCAACATCCCACCCTGCTTCCGGAAGACTTTTTCCATCCCCATGTGGACTTGATCTGTATCGGACCGGGGGAAGAAACCTTTCGGGAGGTCGCCTTGTCTGTCCTAGATCGGCAGGATTTTACGAAGGTATCCGGTCTTGCCGTCCGTAGCGGCGTCAAATATGTGATCACTCCACCACGGATTGTCAAATCCGGTGTGATGACATGGCCGAAGTTTGATCGGAGCTTGATCCTCGATAAATACAAGAAAAATTACGGCTTTGTTTTCGAATTTCGTAACAACATCTACACCATCACGACCTCGGGATGTCCCCACCGTTGCAGTTTCTGCTCCCTATGGGCGGCGGCCCGGGGGACGTTCCGCTATCGAAGACCGGAGGAAGTCGTCGAAGACATCATCAGCCAGCCTCAAACCTATGTGCACTTGACCGACGATAATACGTTTTACAATGAAGACAACGCCATGGAAATTTATCGTTTGCTAAAAAAACATCATGTCAAGAAAAAAATATTGGCCTATGCGCGAACCGACACCATCGTGAATAAGACACATCTGCTTGAACGTTGGAAAGAAATCGGCCTGGGCGCTCTCGTTGTCGGTATGGAAGCCGTAACCGACAGTCATCTCGCTGTTTTAAATAAACGATCTAGTGTGGATATCAATGTGCAAGCCCAAAAAGTCCTGGATCGACTCGGCATCGAAAACTGGGCTCATTTTGTGATCATGCCAGAATTTCAAAAAGCAGATTTTGATGCGATCTGGGACTTTGTGAATCGTCATCACATCACCTACCCTGTCTTTGTCGCCTATACGCCTGTGCCAGGGACACCTTTGTTTTTTGAGGCAAAACATGAGGGGAAATTAGCATCCTACGACTATGCCTATTACAATTTGCAATACATGGTAATGCGCACGGCGCTGCCCAAAAGAGAGTGGTATCAACATTACTGGGGTCTGTATGAAAAGACAGCTTCCACCGGAACACTGCTCAGACGCATGCTTCAAAGCCCCACCTTTCATTGGCGGCCCGCCTTGGGACGAGCCTACATTATGGGCAGACGGGCGCCTTCGAGGATTTGGAAGTTTATCGACGAGCAGGTGGAGATGGAAGAGACGTTGCGCTATGAGGACATTGAACATACGCTGCTGCCCTCGTTGCGCCGCGATTATGTTCCGAACAATTACTACAATGCCGCTACGTTGGCGGCAATGAACGAGAACGCCGCCAATCGAAAGACGTCATAACGTGCGACCAAGTGAGGAAAAATCGGATCGAATAGGAGATTATCGGCTATGAATCGATGTGCCTCGTGCCTGCTTCCGGAAGGAAAATTTGAAGTAAAGCTCGATGATCGAGGAACTTGCAATTATTGCAATTATTATAACGAACATAAAGCAGACATTCATAATTACCCCTTATACGAACCTCTACTGTCACAACGTTTTGAAAAAGTGAGAGGGAAATATGCCTATGATATTGCCGTAGGGTTAAGCGGAGGCAAGGACAGCACTTACGTTCTATACAAAATGGTGACCAAATACAAATTAAAGGTCCTTGCCATCACCTACGACAATGGATTTCTAACAGACTTTTCACTCTCATCCATCCGGGAGACTGTCAAAACCCTTGGGGTTGACCATTACTATCACAAACCAAACTGGAAAATCCATCAAAAGTTTTACAAAGCAGCGATGAATAAACTTGGCGACCCCTGTATCGCTTGCGCTTTTGGCGGCTATTTTCTAGGAATCAAGCTCTGCCTTGAGAATAAAATCCCCTTCTTGGTGCATGGACGTTCCCCTTTTCAAATGTACCGCAACTTTTTCCCAGGCAGCCGAGATATATTCCTCCCGATGATGGCGATGAATCGCAAGGAACATGACTTCAATACGATCGCTTCTGTCATGGCGCCGATTCACGAGCGCATGCGCGATTGGATTCGGCAATTGTTTGATCAGGAAGAGGATGCTCGGGAGGTTCTTGGAGAGTTCTTTGTTGCTCCGGATCAGTTCGTCGATCGCTTTACCCCAGAGTTCTTAGCCTACTTCCTGTTCACTTCCTATAACGAAGAAAGAATGAAGAAAGAATTGTGCAGCGCCATAAACTGGCGACGCCCTGATAACGACTATCTCCTGGGGCACTATGATTGTAAAATCCATGATGCGGCTGGATACCTCTATAAGTCGCTCAACGGGATCAACGTTCTCGAACCGGATATCGCCGTCATGCTTCGCTTCGGCAGCATCCAGCGCCAAGAGGCCAAGATATTGATGGACATCAGTGAACCCGATGATAACGATTTACAGCAGTCCCTCCAATCGCTGTATGAATTATGTGCTCTCGATCCGGAAAGTCTCAGCCGTTTACTTCATCGATTAAAAGAACAGGGCTGTTCAAAATTCGAATCCCGTTGATCGAAAAACGATGCGATTGCGAGGTAAACCATAGATGAACCTGCCATGGAACGATCTCTTTTCCAGAAATATCGGCGTGATCACGCCCGAACAACAACATCGCCTGAGAAAATCACGGGTGGCGATGGCCGGATTGGGCGCCATCGGCGGAAATGTATTGCACATGCTTGTTCGGGCAGGCGTTGAAAAATTTTCTCTCGCCGAGTTTGATACTTTTTCCGTCAGCAATTGCAACAGACAATTCGGAGCATCTCCATCCACCGTCGGTCGACCGAAGATTGACGTTCTGGCACAGATGGCACGGGAAATCAACCCTCAAGTAGATATTCAAACATATCCCGAGGGGTTGACAGAGGAGAATCTGGACCGGTTTTTGGATGGCGCCGACGCCGTCGTTGACGCTATCGATTTTCTCAATCCACAGATCCGTAAAAGCTTGATCGTGGCTGCCCGAGCCCAAGGTCTCTATGTATTTCTAGCGCCTGCCCTCGGCTTTGGCGCGAGTTTAGTCGTCTTCTCACCTACAGGTCCAACCTATGACGAATTTTTTGGTCCCCTCCCCGCCTCGCTCTCTCCTGAAGATTTGCTCAAATTGGGAAGGAAACTATTCCCCCGCATTCCCGAGTATGTTGACCTTGCCGCCTACCTGAAAGGCATGGGCGCAGGAGGATATCTGCCTACGTTCGCCCCGCCGATCCTGTTGGCCAGCACATTGGCGGCTACGAATCTGATTTTTTTGCTGACCGGCGTCAAGCAACCTCGATGCGCTCCTCAAGTTACTTGGATCGACCTGATGGAGGAGGTTTTGCAAGTCATTGATCTCGACAAAGAAAAGCGTTGATAACGGTGACCGCCAATGGTCACTGGGACTTGATGTAGGTTCCGTCACGGTCAAAGTGGTCCTCTTAGATCCCGATGATCAGGTCCGCTTTAAGCGGTATGAAAAACATCATAGCAAACCTGTCGAAACACTCTACCGCTCTTTCTTGCATCTCAACGAAGCCTTGAAGAAGGAATTGTCTTCTTTTCGAGCCGCCGTAACCGGCTCCGGGCAAAAGCTGATCAGCAACCGGTTATCGATCCCTTCCGTAAACGAGATTGTAGCGCAAGCTACCGCAACTGCCCACTTTTACCCTGGCGTGCGCTCTGTCATTGAAATCGGCGGTCAGGATTCCAAGCACATTCTGTTATCAGGTTCTGAAACAAATGCAAAAGATGTTCGCATCATCAGTCAGAAGATGAACGATATTTGCGCCGCAGGAACAGGCGCATTCGTCGAACAACAGGCGGAGCGGATGCAACTGTCCCTTGACACCTTTGCCAAGTTAGCGATTGGGTCGAATCATCCTGCTTTCATTGCCGGTCGATGCGCCGTCTTTTCCAAGAGCGACATCGTTCACCTGATGCAGGAAGGCGTCCCCAAAGGAGACATCGCCGCCGGGATCTGCAATGCTGTCGTCCGCAACTATGTTGCGCAGTTCATTAAAGGGCAACATGTGGAAAAACCGGTTATCTTCCAAGGCGGGTTGGCGGCTAACCAAGGTGTTGTAAAATCGTTCCGTGAGTCGCTCGGGCTCTCTGATGAAGACTTCATCATCGCCGAACATTACGAAGTGATGGGCGCCATCGGCGCCGCCCTATGGAGTCAAGTTAACGATGGAACCGGCCACAACCTGGTTACATTCATGAAAGAGCTGGAAAAATACATCCATATTGAAACCAAGGCCCCGGCTGTTCAACGTCATTTTCCGCGATTGATCCCAGATATCCAGAGACGCACCGTCATACCGCCTGGCCGGCATGATTGGACCGGCAATCTCTAT
The Heliomicrobium undosum genome window above contains:
- a CDS encoding thioredoxin domain-containing protein: MTVPTNRKPNRLFQEKSPYLLQHAYNPVEWYPWREEAFTKAKEQDKPVFLSVGYSTCHWCHVMERESFEDEEVAAYLNEHFVSVKVDREERPDVDHIYMTVCQSFTGHGGWPLTVIMTPDKKPFFAGTYFPKRSRQGLAGVLDILEAIVDQWKNDRGKLAAAGDRVTEHLQREVQANSTGSLDDESIMRGYEWLQKRFDDVYGGFGHAPKFPTPHNLLFLLRCDKLADVQEALPMVEKTLRRMHAGGIYDHLGYGFSRYSTDEKWLVPHFEKMLYDNAQLAMAYLEAYQVTENDEYAEVAREIFSYVLRDMHAPEGGFYSAEDADSEGVEGKFYVWTPQEVKEILGEETGKLFCQWYDITEKGNFEGQSILNRIDADRRPFTPPMGMDTWHQVLTDAEQKLFVAREKRVHPFKDEKILTAWNGLMIAALAMGFRILHDRSYLDAAIGAADFIWEKLRDDKGRLLARYRDSEAAYKGYIDDYAFMIWALIELYQADTNPLWLKRALALQEDQNRLFWDPDQGGYFFYGSDSEELLTRPKEIYDGATPSGNSVSALNLLRLARITGREAYARQAEKLLESFSGNINAQPAGYTFALMALLFARTPGKEVVIVADRKKETFSRELERLHQLFTPETVFLYRLSGPEYEELPEMAPFVRDMAPQGDSSTFYICENFTCRPPTTDLSEVRESLLR
- a CDS encoding helix-turn-helix domain-containing protein, producing MDHQKELKNFLSRKRKQLKREKLGLSVLDKRHQSNCPKRHEIASLLHISPEWYERIEQGRANISDDLYIRIVNLFQFTEEEQTYLSYLIGKMPSMSSQAFSFMTAEELDALYLLVQKIPYPAALNDYCWNILHWNDGFVQVFGDIGSLLPEENRNSLSFLFHDSFRERIVNWDVTAKQMLALFRADYIRRSIQPEMKEKFESIINDLYNKNEEFAKWMEELPFCLKSNIEITVKDGSMGCMSYKQASFILHDNQNIYLTVYMPILNSKQGKTQIG
- a CDS encoding N-acyl amino acid synthase FeeM domain-containing protein, which produces MESAPLIHKMEPYFVCQEFTFNEKKYEITIAYNKDLRFMSYQFMYENYLQNGLGSPHPSNLWYSLAELLPYSVTTILLQEGQVIGSVTSVVDSQAGLPVDDVFCDTVNDHRLTGKKMAEIISLGLKADKSESRMLLSKLFNFVTMINYYVFQLTHLVITVMPKHAPFYERHLLFENSGLEGFHDKTGVSCRLLHFELERHIDAKTAAAKTFYRNFMPYAEELPIIETLKKLIQPISKEDFTYFLHLRPEIRANAKAKGKEYIETMLRG
- a CDS encoding B12-binding domain-containing radical SAM protein, producing MSAISFSKLKFLFVQPEWDRRYVAAFPTYEPLHGLLLGGLIQDIADTYIFDRRFDTDENFIKILQEFKPDMVGSSSHTGGEIPNIKRLFGLAKKECPQTVTIVGGQHPTLLPEDFFHPHVDLICIGPGEETFREVALSVLDRQDFTKVSGLAVRSGVKYVITPPRIVKSGVMTWPKFDRSLILDKYKKNYGFVFEFRNNIYTITTSGCPHRCSFCSLWAAARGTFRYRRPEEVVEDIISQPQTYVHLTDDNTFYNEDNAMEIYRLLKKHHVKKKILAYARTDTIVNKTHLLERWKEIGLGALVVGMEAVTDSHLAVLNKRSSVDINVQAQKVLDRLGIENWAHFVIMPEFQKADFDAIWDFVNRHHITYPVFVAYTPVPGTPLFFEAKHEGKLASYDYAYYNLQYMVMRTALPKREWYQHYWGLYEKTASTGTLLRRMLQSPTFHWRPALGRAYIMGRRAPSRIWKFIDEQVEMEETLRYEDIEHTLLPSLRRDYVPNNYYNAATLAAMNENAANRKTS
- a CDS encoding adenine nucleotide alpha hydrolase family protein produces the protein MNRCASCLLPEGKFEVKLDDRGTCNYCNYYNEHKADIHNYPLYEPLLSQRFEKVRGKYAYDIAVGLSGGKDSTYVLYKMVTKYKLKVLAITYDNGFLTDFSLSSIRETVKTLGVDHYYHKPNWKIHQKFYKAAMNKLGDPCIACAFGGYFLGIKLCLENKIPFLVHGRSPFQMYRNFFPGSRDIFLPMMAMNRKEHDFNTIASVMAPIHERMRDWIRQLFDQEEDAREVLGEFFVAPDQFVDRFTPEFLAYFLFTSYNEERMKKELCSAINWRRPDNDYLLGHYDCKIHDAAGYLYKSLNGINVLEPDIAVMLRFGSIQRQEAKILMDISEPDDNDLQQSLQSLYELCALDPESLSRLLHRLKEQGCSKFESR
- a CDS encoding ThiF family adenylyltransferase gives rise to the protein MNLPWNDLFSRNIGVITPEQQHRLRKSRVAMAGLGAIGGNVLHMLVRAGVEKFSLAEFDTFSVSNCNRQFGASPSTVGRPKIDVLAQMAREINPQVDIQTYPEGLTEENLDRFLDGADAVVDAIDFLNPQIRKSLIVAARAQGLYVFLAPALGFGASLVVFSPTGPTYDEFFGPLPASLSPEDLLKLGRKLFPRIPEYVDLAAYLKGMGAGGYLPTFAPPILLASTLAATNLIFLLTGVKQPRCAPQVTWIDLMEEVLQVIDLDKEKR